The following nucleotide sequence is from Melioribacteraceae bacterium.
GAAGACCCCAGCAACAATAAGTACAGCAAACTTATAAAAGAATTTATTTCCGGTTATGATGACTTATGCGGAAGTGCAGTATTAGGAATTGTGTACAAGTTGTCCCCAGGAATATCTCATTATGAATTTACCGATTGGGCATACAAAAATATTTTTGATAAAGAATTATATCTTTATTCCACTTGGGATTCCAACTACAGGGGCGAAACTACGCTGGATGGTTTTTTCACCAACTTTAAATTAAACAGCAGAGTTCCTATTAAACAAGAGATCCAAGAAGAAAAAGATAACTCAAAGGTTTTTCAAAATAATTTATCAAACGCTGATTCTCTTAAAGCTGGAATTGAATCTGCCGAGCTTACAGCTAATAAGAATGATAGTTTGAAAACATCTCCTCAAAATTTTAATACAGATGAGAGCCCCCAAACAAAAGTGGTAGAAGAAATTTCGAGTGTCTCGAAAAAGGGTTTTAATTTTATTGTAAACTCCTTTAAAACTACAAAGACATATCAATACAAGTATAATTCTACAGTAAAAATATTTACGGCTTCAGCATTTAAAAAGTTATTTGTAGCAAAAGTGACTATTGATAATCCTACGCCACACCATATTACTTTTTCTTCAAACCAATTCAATATTGAAGATAATTCAAACCAATTGGTTTATCCCAAATTTTGCGGTACCGGAAACTCAGTAATCGAGAGCGGAATAACACACCTCATTAAAAATACAATTAACAGTGAGAATAATAAAAAGATATGTCAATTTGAGGGTGTTCTCAGCGAATATCTGTCCTTTGTTGAATGGCATATTTGGCCTAATCAAAAATATGAAGATTCATTTATTTTTGAAGTGGACGATAACAAGGAATACCTACAACTTAAACTCGAGAATTTTGATCATCCTGTTGAGAGTCATTTTTTACAAATAACCTTTGAACCGTTATCAACCACATCCCGCTATCTATTCAAAAAAGATGATACCGATATGGAGTTAACTTCTTCATCCGGATATATATTTATCACATCAAAAGTGAAGTTAGTTAATAATTCAAATAGGTGGGTAAGAATATCAACTTCAAATTTTGCACTTGTTAACGAATCGGGAGAAAAAATTGAAGCTGATTTTTACGGTGCCGGCAACTCTGTTGTAAAAGCCGGATCAATCACAACATTTTTTACAAATCAAAATGCTGAAAATGGCAATCTTACCCAAAGAATATTCGGTGGATTCGCTTCACAAAACTCCTTTATGGAGTGGCACCTAAGTCCTGGCGAGGGTTTTGAGGAAACCTTTGTTTACTTGCTTTCAAATTCATTGGCAAAAAATCTAAAATTAGAATTTCGTTATTTGCTTCCGACAGGGGAATACTTCAAATCTTCATCTGCAACTTTTGTGGGGCAGCAGACGAATGCCGGATGCTTTATCGCTACCGCAGGATTTTCTGCAAATGCAACCGAGGTAAATACTTTACGCAGTTTCCGTGATAACGTTCTTCAAAAATACTTCATCGGCAGATTGTTTATAAAATGTTACTATAAAATTTCTCCTTCTATTGCCGAGTGGATAAAAAAATCGGATAAAAGAAAATACTCAACAAGAGTATTGCTTAAACCAATAATAAGATATGTCGATAAATCTAATCGGTTCAATAAAATATGAGGAGAATTCATAACATTTATATTGTTAAGTAATTTAGTCTAATGCTGCGGCAATATTTCGGGAGATAAAATCAAATTTCATACTTATCCGGTGCTTTTAGAATAGGTTATGAGGAATTTCTTAATGAGCTTAATTAAAAAAATTTTTTTACCCAACACTAAGAAATTAGAAGAAAAACGGGATATAAGCTCTCTTGCCGGCTTGCTTAATTATATCAATTCATCCGATTCGACTGAAAATCAATGCGGTAATGAAGCGCTCTTGGCATTGATAAGATTAAACGATAAATCGGCAATTGATGCTATAACAAATGTTTTATATCAACTGACAGATAAAAATAAAAATTACGAAACGGCAAGATTAATTGGACAGAAATTGTTGCAGTCTGAATTACCGGAAAACAAGCGCAGCTTGATAGAAGGAATAATTTATCCAAGAAGCACTTATGAAACAGTTGATGTTTTAGTTAAAAAATTAGATCCCAAAGTTTCAAGTGATGAAGAAACGCAGACAGAACTTGATAAATATTATAAAGACAGAAACAAGCAAATTGAAAAGCAGATGGATTGGGAAGAAAAATATAATATAAAATTATCCTATCAGCTTTATATGCGTGATAAACCTTATGATCCTTATGAGTCTGCCTGTAATGAAAGAGATAGAGCATTAAAAAGGCTGTCAGAATTGAAAAGTGATATTGCTGTTCCGTATCTCATTGATTTCCTTCGAAATAAATTTTACAAACGGACAAACTTACTTGTTGAAGAAAAAGAATATTTGATGGCATTGGATGCGCTTGAAAAAATTGGCGACCCGTCTCTTAAACCAATGGAAGATCTATACGAGGAAATGAATGATTTTATATATCAATTTTTCCATCCACATCTGCTTACTTTTCTGCAAACTGTCAAGAAAAATGGAAAAACCTTTTTAGTCGGACGAGATCGGGAAATTGAATTAAACGAAGAGTTTCAAGTTGGAGCAATGTTCGGAGAG
It contains:
- a CDS encoding CFI-box-CTERM domain-containing protein, whose protein sequence is MDKEQIYSMISRGNTSQLEMLLATGALNANDTTPSGEPMIIMSACMGDARLDITRTLVDYGADFNVKVSDKTLLDWIKQPTYKANLGTIAYLRSLGAIEETEDEELEELDYDQEYVVYRETKPSLWDMRKITIENAQHLLEIRMKFIYEDPSNNKYSKLIKEFISGYDDLCGSAVLGIVYKLSPGISHYEFTDWAYKNIFDKELYLYSTWDSNYRGETTLDGFFTNFKLNSRVPIKQEIQEEKDNSKVFQNNLSNADSLKAGIESAELTANKNDSLKTSPQNFNTDESPQTKVVEEISSVSKKGFNFIVNSFKTTKTYQYKYNSTVKIFTASAFKKLFVAKVTIDNPTPHHITFSSNQFNIEDNSNQLVYPKFCGTGNSVIESGITHLIKNTINSENNKKICQFEGVLSEYLSFVEWHIWPNQKYEDSFIFEVDDNKEYLQLKLENFDHPVESHFLQITFEPLSTTSRYLFKKDDTDMELTSSSGYIFITSKVKLVNNSNRWVRISTSNFALVNESGEKIEADFYGAGNSVVKAGSITTFFTNQNAENGNLTQRIFGGFASQNSFMEWHLSPGEGFEETFVYLLSNSLAKNLKLEFRYLLPTGEYFKSSSATFVGQQTNAGCFIATAGFSANATEVNTLRSFRDNVLQKYFIGRLFIKCYYKISPSIAEWIKKSDKRKYSTRVLLKPIIRYVDKSNRFNKI